From the genome of Microbispora sp. ZYX-F-249, one region includes:
- a CDS encoding TetR/AcrR family transcriptional regulator yields MSTPRQRYRDQVRSEIKQIALVQIGEGGAAALSLNAVAKQLGVTGPAIYKYFRSRDDLLTELILEGFDEVGAAVRTAVREGAPRERLHALARAFREWAVTNPRLFQLLAGTASPGYQAPPESVLRARNVLAPLLPVFAGGRCRPGAEGLRDQMLRWLEETPAVAEWVRAFAPQGDPATALAGTVMAWAQLQGVVSLEVQGQFAGMGHDGSTLLAACMDGLADLMDL; encoded by the coding sequence ATGTCAACGCCGCGGCAGCGCTACCGGGACCAGGTCCGTTCGGAGATCAAGCAGATCGCTCTCGTGCAGATCGGCGAGGGCGGGGCCGCGGCGCTCAGCCTGAATGCGGTGGCCAAGCAGCTCGGCGTCACGGGTCCGGCGATCTACAAGTACTTCCGCAGCCGCGACGACCTGCTGACCGAGCTGATCCTGGAGGGCTTCGACGAGGTCGGCGCGGCCGTACGCACCGCCGTACGCGAGGGAGCGCCGCGGGAGCGGCTGCACGCGCTGGCCCGGGCCTTCCGCGAGTGGGCCGTCACCAACCCGCGCCTGTTCCAGTTGCTGGCCGGCACCGCCTCGCCCGGCTACCAGGCGCCCCCGGAGAGCGTGCTGCGGGCCCGCAATGTGCTCGCGCCCCTCCTTCCCGTGTTCGCTGGGGGACGCTGCCGTCCGGGTGCCGAAGGGCTGCGCGACCAGATGCTGCGGTGGCTGGAGGAGACCCCGGCGGTGGCCGAATGGGTGCGCGCGTTCGCCCCGCAGGGCGACCCCGCGACCGCTCTCGCCGGAACCGTGATGGCCTGGGCCCAGCTCCAGGGCGTGGTGAGCCTGGAGGTCCAGGGACAGTTCGCCGGGATGGGCCACGACGGCTCCACCCTGCTCGCCGCCTGCATGGACGGCCTCGCCGACCTGATGGATCTGTAG
- a CDS encoding aldo/keto reductase, producing MGGDRISAAAAGTWKLGDLTVNRMGFGAMRLTGSAAFDLGTPSDRERSIAVLRRAVDLGVNHIDTAAFYFSRLRSANELINRALAPYPDDLVIAAKVGPGRDPSGEWLPFARPDQLRGQVEENLRQLGRDHLDLVYLRQPGLDSIAEHFGALAELRAAGLIRHLGISNVRPAHLAQAQAIAPVVSVQNRYGVGVTRSRELLRTCGEQGIAFVPFYAIAGEGRESGASGTDQDEVRAVAAARGATPAQVRLTWTLGQGPHVLAIPGTGNPDHLAENVAAAALRLTDEDMARLDALTEAPQGALRAR from the coding sequence ATGGGTGGAGACAGGATCAGCGCGGCCGCGGCGGGCACCTGGAAGCTCGGCGACCTCACGGTCAACCGGATGGGGTTCGGCGCCATGCGCCTGACGGGCAGCGCGGCCTTCGATCTCGGCACGCCGAGCGACCGCGAGCGGTCGATCGCGGTGCTGCGGCGCGCCGTGGACCTGGGCGTGAACCACATCGACACGGCGGCGTTCTACTTCTCCCGGCTGCGCTCGGCCAACGAGCTGATCAACCGGGCGCTCGCGCCGTACCCGGACGATCTGGTCATCGCCGCGAAGGTGGGCCCGGGGCGGGACCCGTCCGGCGAGTGGCTGCCGTTCGCCCGGCCCGACCAGTTGCGCGGCCAGGTCGAGGAGAACCTGCGCCAGCTCGGCCGGGACCACCTCGACCTGGTCTACCTGCGCCAGCCGGGGCTCGACTCGATCGCCGAGCACTTCGGGGCGCTCGCCGAGCTGCGCGCGGCCGGGCTCATCCGGCACCTCGGGATCTCCAACGTCCGGCCCGCCCATCTCGCGCAGGCCCAGGCGATCGCCCCCGTGGTGAGCGTGCAGAACCGGTACGGCGTCGGCGTCACGCGCAGCCGGGAGCTTCTGCGCACCTGCGGCGAGCAGGGCATCGCGTTCGTGCCGTTCTATGCCATCGCCGGGGAAGGCCGCGAGTCGGGGGCGAGCGGCACGGACCAGGACGAGGTGCGCGCGGTGGCCGCAGCGCGCGGGGCGACCCCCGCGCAGGTGCGGCTGACCTGGACGCTCGGGCAGGGGCCGCACGTCCTGGCCATCCCGGGCACCGGCAACCCCGATCACCTGGCCGAGAACGTCGCCGCCGCCGCGCTGCGCCTCACGGACGAGGACATGGCCCGCCTGGACGCGCTCACCGAGGCGCCTCAGGGTGCCTTACGCGCGAGGTAG
- a CDS encoding class I SAM-dependent methyltransferase, with translation MLEEAGALHPGARVLEIGPGAGQATRELLNRGAEVIAVEMGANFAARLRAELAGHRLTVVEGDFDSLTGMREDFRLAVCAASLHWLDSATAIPRIAALLRPGGWFAAWWTIYGDPTRPSVFRESLDGVLRRHRPAGGLKGAREPLDHDAWIEELSTAGVFDDIRAEIIRWAAVMSAEQTARLYGTFAVVRELPESRREALLRDIAQVVDDLGGHVVEHFLTPVYLARKAP, from the coding sequence ATGCTCGAAGAAGCCGGGGCGCTGCACCCGGGTGCGCGTGTCCTGGAAATCGGTCCGGGAGCCGGCCAGGCCACGCGGGAACTGCTGAACCGCGGTGCCGAGGTCATCGCGGTGGAAATGGGTGCCAACTTCGCTGCTCGCCTTCGCGCCGAACTCGCCGGACATCGGCTGACGGTCGTCGAGGGAGACTTCGACTCCCTGACCGGGATGCGGGAGGACTTCCGGCTCGCGGTCTGCGCCGCGAGTCTGCACTGGCTCGACAGCGCGACCGCGATCCCGCGGATCGCGGCGCTGCTCCGTCCGGGCGGCTGGTTCGCCGCCTGGTGGACGATCTACGGTGACCCGACGAGGCCGAGCGTGTTCCGTGAGTCGCTCGACGGCGTCCTCCGCCGGCATCGGCCTGCCGGCGGACTCAAGGGGGCCCGTGAGCCGCTCGACCATGACGCCTGGATCGAAGAGCTGAGCACCGCCGGTGTTTTCGACGACATCAGAGCGGAGATCATCCGTTGGGCGGCCGTGATGTCGGCGGAACAGACGGCCCGGTTGTACGGCACGTTCGCCGTCGTCCGGGAACTCCCCGAAAGTCGTCGGGAAGCGCTGCTGCGGGACATCGCGCAAGTCGTCGACGATCTGGGGGGACACGTGGTCGAGCACTTTCTCACCCCTGTCTACCTCGCGCGTAAGGCACCCTGA
- a CDS encoding type 2 lanthipeptide synthetase LanM family protein: MKPAAEPGSVRRAAAPDGTALAWMGDIERMILAPAPARLPGLPVQVYGDLYERVPFEGFMARLAHHYGRVLKEAADRHPRSSAIRGMLTTAAWASLIRNLVGDVLSVCHHTLIVDMHLARARGELAGATPQERYAHYDSHMLRDRRYLTSLFANYPVLGRTLVRCAHNWVRNSVELLDRLAADIPLLRQEGIVPDDESRVLRIQTGLGDPHHGGRSVAQVTFTDGGRVVYKPRPLDAEDLYRQVIAQVNAARPELGLRAMKVVVRGEYGWCEFVEHEGASGHDGVRDFYRRVGACAAVLMYLGAADMHMENLVANGDFPVPIDLETIVQPPAVAGTPVGSAEDVAFALLGDSVMATGLLPRRTGPGDGIRGGVDNSAIGGGVRRGISVKAPRLVEPFTDLMRVETAETALPASRNLPFLRDRESDGQIDPGDHIPEMLAGFRDAYDVMAGDKPAFAELLRRSAGTVIRYLVRPTRVYGLLLYEGHQPRHLRDALDAERLTDVLGDLAEGRPELSEVVEAERRSLLAGDVPSFQTTPSSTSLRIGSGASVENFFAEPGLAAAERRLWAFGEQHRAAQLRILTGALSTLPRARSGTGAAMPRRGESGEQMASFETTARRAVREVARSVIQGVGDCTWIGLIADSVPEETLDYGPLPARLYDGLPGMALMFAYAAEVLDEEEYLTLAVRCMRPVLSDLGRDLGDGRPRQVGAYTGICGTLYVLDHLAAVSGRTEYLDLIGRCAPYLYKCLDGSHPPDVVTGYAGAAVVCAELYARHGFAELRDSAVLCLERLAAGTAVRQADPAGFGFGAAGIGWALLSAGRLVADTAAMDTGLRMITEVGAARSDADRGGAAGGQEAGGGAGWCRGDTGTAIACLLAHRLSPHPGLLREARRSLTAACSADFMDSSLCHGHLGRLDLLGLAAEAFPEEERWGELRSRALEALADETGAGGGVTSLPGDDAPGLMRGKAGACISLLRSVAPAKVPSVLWLAAPAGP; this comes from the coding sequence ATGAAGCCGGCGGCAGAACCCGGATCCGTACGCCGTGCTGCGGCGCCGGACGGCACGGCGCTCGCATGGATGGGGGATATCGAGCGGATGATCCTCGCCCCCGCCCCCGCGAGGCTGCCCGGCCTCCCGGTGCAGGTCTACGGGGATCTCTACGAGAGGGTCCCCTTCGAGGGGTTCATGGCGAGACTCGCTCATCACTACGGACGTGTCCTGAAAGAGGCGGCGGACCGGCACCCGAGGAGTTCTGCCATCAGGGGCATGCTGACGACGGCGGCGTGGGCCTCCCTGATCCGGAACCTGGTCGGAGACGTGCTGTCCGTCTGCCACCACACGCTGATCGTCGACATGCATCTGGCGCGCGCCAGGGGAGAACTCGCCGGTGCGACGCCGCAGGAGAGGTACGCCCATTACGACTCGCACATGTTGCGGGACAGGCGGTATCTCACGTCGCTCTTCGCGAACTACCCGGTTCTCGGCCGCACCCTCGTGCGGTGCGCGCACAACTGGGTGAGGAACAGTGTCGAACTGCTCGACCGGCTCGCGGCGGACATACCCCTTCTCCGTCAGGAAGGGATCGTGCCGGACGACGAGTCGCGGGTCCTGCGGATCCAGACGGGACTGGGGGATCCGCATCACGGTGGCCGGTCCGTGGCCCAGGTGACCTTCACCGACGGCGGCCGGGTCGTGTACAAACCGCGTCCTCTCGACGCCGAGGACCTGTACCGGCAGGTCATCGCCCAGGTCAATGCCGCCAGGCCCGAACTCGGCCTGCGGGCCATGAAGGTGGTCGTACGGGGCGAATACGGCTGGTGTGAATTCGTCGAGCACGAAGGGGCTTCCGGTCACGACGGAGTCCGCGACTTCTACCGGCGTGTGGGGGCATGCGCCGCCGTACTCATGTATCTCGGCGCCGCCGACATGCACATGGAGAACCTGGTGGCCAACGGGGACTTCCCCGTTCCCATCGACCTCGAGACGATCGTCCAGCCTCCCGCCGTCGCCGGGACGCCCGTGGGGTCGGCCGAGGACGTGGCCTTCGCCCTCCTCGGCGACAGCGTCATGGCCACGGGTCTGCTGCCCAGGCGTACCGGTCCCGGGGACGGAATCAGAGGCGGTGTCGACAACAGCGCGATCGGCGGCGGGGTGAGGAGAGGCATCTCCGTGAAAGCACCCCGCCTCGTCGAACCGTTCACTGATCTGATGCGCGTTGAGACAGCGGAGACGGCGCTTCCGGCCTCCCGGAACCTTCCCTTCCTGCGGGATCGCGAATCGGACGGACAGATCGATCCCGGAGACCACATACCCGAGATGCTCGCCGGATTCCGGGACGCCTACGACGTCATGGCCGGCGACAAGCCGGCTTTCGCGGAGCTGCTCCGACGGTCCGCGGGCACGGTGATCCGCTACCTCGTCAGGCCGACGCGCGTGTACGGCCTCCTGCTGTACGAAGGCCACCAGCCCAGGCACTTGAGGGACGCGCTGGACGCCGAGAGGCTCACGGACGTGTTGGGGGATCTCGCCGAGGGACGCCCAGAACTGTCCGAGGTCGTGGAGGCCGAGCGGCGTTCCCTCCTCGCTGGAGACGTCCCCAGTTTCCAGACCACGCCTTCCTCCACGTCGCTGCGTATCGGTTCCGGGGCCAGCGTCGAGAACTTCTTCGCCGAGCCCGGCCTGGCGGCGGCCGAACGGAGGTTATGGGCGTTCGGCGAGCAGCACCGTGCCGCCCAGTTACGAATTCTCACGGGTGCGCTGAGCACGTTGCCGCGCGCTCGAAGCGGGACCGGGGCTGCCATGCCGAGGCGGGGTGAGTCCGGGGAACAGATGGCAAGCTTCGAAACCACCGCGAGAAGGGCGGTCCGCGAGGTGGCGCGGAGCGTGATCCAGGGTGTCGGGGACTGCACGTGGATCGGCCTGATCGCGGACAGTGTGCCGGAAGAAACGCTGGATTATGGGCCCCTTCCGGCGCGCCTGTATGACGGGCTGCCTGGAATGGCGCTCATGTTCGCTTATGCCGCTGAGGTCCTCGATGAGGAGGAATATCTCACGCTGGCGGTGCGCTGCATGCGCCCGGTGCTGTCCGATCTCGGGCGGGACTTAGGCGATGGCCGCCCGAGGCAGGTGGGTGCGTACACCGGAATCTGCGGCACGCTCTACGTTCTGGATCACCTCGCCGCCGTGTCCGGACGGACGGAGTATCTCGATCTCATTGGGCGGTGCGCGCCCTACCTGTACAAATGCCTGGACGGATCTCATCCGCCGGATGTGGTGACGGGGTACGCCGGAGCGGCCGTGGTCTGCGCGGAGCTGTACGCGCGACACGGATTCGCCGAACTGCGGGATTCGGCCGTCCTGTGCCTCGAACGGTTGGCGGCGGGCACGGCGGTGAGACAAGCGGACCCAGCCGGCTTCGGCTTCGGCGCCGCCGGAATCGGCTGGGCACTGCTCAGCGCGGGCCGGCTCGTCGCCGACACCGCGGCCATGGACACGGGCCTACGGATGATCACTGAGGTGGGCGCCGCCCGGTCTGACGCCGACCGGGGAGGGGCGGCTGGAGGACAGGAAGCGGGTGGCGGAGCCGGATGGTGCCGTGGCGACACCGGAACGGCCATCGCCTGCCTCCTGGCGCATCGCCTGTCGCCACACCCTGGTCTCCTGCGGGAGGCGCGTCGTTCGCTGACGGCCGCGTGTAGCGCCGACTTCATGGATTCCTCCCTATGTCACGGGCATCTGGGCCGCCTGGACCTGCTGGGACTCGCCGCCGAGGCGTTTCCCGAGGAGGAGCGCTGGGGCGAACTGCGATCGCGTGCGCTGGAGGCCCTCGCCGATGAGACCGGCGCAGGCGGAGGTGTCACTTCGTTGCCGGGAGACGACGCTCCGGGGTTGATGCGGGGAAAGGCAGGAGCATGCATCTCGCTTCTGAGATCGGTGGCCCCGGCGAAGGTTCCATCAGTTCTTTGGCTGGCAGCGCCGGCGGGACCGTGA